A stretch of DNA from Aspergillus flavus chromosome 3, complete sequence:
ATACCGCGGCAGTTGCCATGCTCTTATCCGGGTAATAGTTTCCTCGAGTTGTGACATCTTAAAACAAAAATTAGAGATGAGCTTCCTTTTTCACTAAGTAGTTGATAAATTTAACATGGAGTGAAGGCGTACCGGCGCCAGTTTCTTCCTTAATCTAGATGTCACGCAGCGGAGGTCAGCAGATGCAAATGAGGGGAAATGGGATGCTATGGATGATTAGGACTGGGTAAGCTTTGGCCACGACCCTAtgcggagaaaaagaaaaaaagataaaaagaaggaaacaggTGAAGGGGCGCATGGCCGCAGCGGAAGCCAGCTTGCGGAAGGATGCCTGGAATATCAGCGGATGCAACAGGAGTAATTACCATCTTCTGAGTAGAGCCCTTGGTCAGTGTGTAGCGGTTGCGCAAGTCATTAATTTCAATGTCCTTGATATAGTCTCCATCAGCAACGTAGATGTCTGTGTTAAGTTTCGTGGATGCGTCTCCAGCGGACGGTGATGCGGCTGCCGGTGCGGGACTTGTAGCCTACCAGGACAATCAGTTAGTTGAATATATTCCAGGGTTGAGCGACTGTAATCATGTATGCTATACTCACCGAACGGATAGGAGGAACATCGACATGCTGAATACCCTTCTTTGCTTGCAACTGAGCGTTGATCTTGGCCGCTGCGGCAGCTGTATTTTGTCAGGACGTCAGCCTCCTATGTCCCATCCAACAATTTCTTCAGACGCGAGAGGTAGGGCAGTCATACCCGCTGCGGCAGCTGGATCCGCACCCCCGGACTTCTTTGCCGGGTCTGCGCTAGGGCTTCGAGGTTCGCGACTAAGAGGACTCCGAGTGCGAGTAGCTTCAGACTGTCGCGACGAGGGAGATCGAGAACGACGATCGAAACGAGAGGCCCGGCGCGGCTCCGGTTCTGTTTGATCAAAGCGGGATCGTTTGACACGGCGTTCGTCGTCGGCCATGATGAATAGTCAATCTTAGATGTTGAGGCTGAACGAGAAGGAATTGGAGCAATCACAATGCGAATGAGATGCTCTAAAGACCACTGCAAAGGACTTCTTTGAAGGCGGTGGAGAGCGACGGATCACCTGGTTGGACACTAGCGTAACAATGAGCAGCTAACGGGGTTCGTAACGGTGGGACCAATGAGCGAGACCATGTAAGTAAAGGAAATCGACACTTCAAAGGACTCTTCAGTACACAACAAGAGGCTGATCAATGATCCCTCAGTGATGACAGATTTTTAAAAGAACAGAAGATGATCGGGTAGTGATCTGAGACACACGCAcgcaccaacaccaacaaaaAGCAAGAGTCGCAAATGAATCTGGGCCCAAAAAATGCAAATCAGGTGCCAATGCTGCACTGGGACCAAAGCGGTATAGCGGTAATGCTCCGGAGTCAGTGaccttactccgtaccagAGCCTGAGTCAGCACCCCGACCTCGGAAGTCTTCGACTATAAAATGCGATTTATGACTACAATCCCCATCCGTCAAGTGTGAAGTCACTGCCTCCATCGTTTCCTTCGTATTGCCTGCTTTTGCTTGCAGGCCAATTTGGGAGACCATGGCTTTCCGGCGTCCTTTGATGCTGTCCAAGACAGCATCAGCGCCTTTTTCCTCCCTTGCTGGCAGAACTGCCCGAGTGGCCGCGACTCTGCCCCGGTTCACCACAGCTAGAGCCTCTTCCAGCTCGACCTCCGCCCTCGCCTACAAGGCGCTCCATCGTCGCTctccccttcctcttcctgTGTCGGACTCTTCTCCGCAATGGGATGCTCCGACTGCCGTCTCGTCGATTCTGTATGAGACTCCCGTTGCGCCGACCAATCCCCCGAAACGCCATATCCTGAACTGTCTGGTGCAGAATGAGCCTGGTGTTCTTTCTCGTGTTTCTGGAATTTTGGCCGCCCGTGGCTTCAACATTGACAGTCTGGTCGTGTGTAACACCGAAGTCGAAGATCTGTCCCGCATGACCATCGTGCTGCAGGGTCAGGATGGTGTCGTCGAGCAGGCCCGACGCCAGCTCGACGACCTCGTTCCCGTCTGGGCCGTCCTCGACTACACAGACTCTGCTCTCGTGCAGCGCGAGTTGCTTCTTGCGAAGGTCAGCATCCTGGGTCCTGAGTTCTTCGAGGAATTGCTTCAGCACCACCGCGAGATCACCACCCCCGGCGAGACTCTCGACGGCCAGAAGGATAAGGCCGAGGCCCAGATCACTGAATTCCATCCCCGCAATCTCCCTCCCAGTCAGGCATTGAGACACAAGCACGAGCATCTTGACGCCATCACTCGCTTGACCCACCAGTTCGGCGGCAAGGTTCTTGATATTAGCAACAACAACTGTATTGTTGAAGTGTGAGTTGCCATCCACCATGTACACATTGCTGCATTCACTGACGCTCTTAATAGCTCCGCCAAGCCGTCTCGTATTGACTCCTTCATGAAGCTCATCGCTCCCTTCGGTGTCTTGGAGTCTACCCGTACCGGTTTGATGGCTCTGCCTCGTTCACCTCTTCACGAGCAGGTTgaggagatcgagaaggaggctgcCGACGTTGTCGACGCGAGCACCCTTCCTCCTGGTTAAAAATTGGATATCCGAAATGAAAAGAATCGCAATGAAGCAGCAAACTTGTTCTTCTCGGaagttataatatttagtGTAAAATTTAGcagttcttctttcccttgagTCACGCAGTTTTCATGAGTATACTATCTATGTTTCCATGTCGTCGACCTGAAACTTGGTTTAATTTGGCTTTATCAGCCTCCACAGGCATATATTTCTTAGCGTGGTAGTTGTAAGATAATTTTCgtagaaggagagaaaagatggagTTGGTAGCCAATTGCTCAGTCCCGAAATTTAACCCCGCAAAACCGCGTGCCCTCTATACCCAAACGCCTGCCCATGTAACCTAAGAGGGCAAAAACAAAACgcccaagaaaaaggagtGTTTCTTTCTACCAGTCACTCGCGAAAACCATAACACTAAATCTTCACCCTTGCGGTGATTCCCTGACCATAGTATGTTATGGTAGTGCGATAGCGTTTAATCAGAACGCCAACCTTTGCTACAGCATCCAACTTGAGTGTACCGCCAAGGGCTTTTCTCAAAGCGTCATATCCTATCCCATTCAAATTCAACTCCACAGGTAACCGCGGGGTCGTGGAGAGACCCGGTGGCACCGAAAAAGGGATGTAGTAATTGATACTACCGACTTCTTCGTGCTTCTGGTAGAAGGCATTGGCTTCTACCGATGTGACCTCTATGGTCGTATTAGGAAACGGGGAGGACAATGTGAACTCCGCCGTTGATGACCATAAGTGTAGCTAGTATAGCAGGCAAAAGTCAGCAAGACCAAAAGTACATTGTAGAAAACTGTCTTGACTTGGAAGATGTTCCCCAGGAGAACATATCATTAATAGTGATTGTCGTGTAGAGAAACAGCTTCCATGAAAGTAGACAGTACCGTTGTATCCTGGATAAACTTTGgctttccatcctcatcaccggGATTTCCAGGAACAGGCACCCCAGGGATTGGGACTTCAAGTCCTAGTCTAGAGAGCGCCTGTCCAAGTTCTGGTAGAGCCGGGAATGTTCCCTCGTGACTGCGAATTGTTACGGACGTGTTGTAACCTAGTAGTAGTTAAGCAAACAGACCCAGCTAGCAAGATCCACAAAATAATACAAACTCACCGGAAACATATCGTGAGAGCATCTCTTGGCCAGCAGCTATACCAGCTGAGCCGCCTAGTTCGAGTGGATTCCATTGCAGGTTGGCATGGATACCAGAATTCACCCCAGGCACAATCACAAGGTCTCGGGCAGTTATGTGAGCCAATTTGGTCTCATTGTAGACAAGAATAAAGTCAACAAATGGTACCGAAGCGGAGTATGGCGATGGATTCGTCAAGTTGATTTTCGCTTTCATTACGAGTGACGATTCAGTTGTTGGTCCGAGTGCTATCGATTCAACCCGTGGACTCAGTCCTTCAAGTGAGTCACCGTACGGTGCTATTCAGGTATCAGCAAAATAACACGCCCAGTGTCAAATCTATTGCAACTCACGTTTAACGTTCACAGCACCCTCGGCTGGTATTCCACGAACAGCATAGGTCCCAAGCCCTGTAGAGACTTCTGCATCCACACTTGCAGCAACTGTCAGTCTCACAGGTTCTCCTTCAAAGAGCAAGGCTTGTAGAATATCTGACAAAACATCCCCGTCAGTCACCTGAAGTGGCACATGCTTCATGGAAAAATTAACGAGCAGAGCCGGAGCTCCATCAACATTTTCCAGAAGAGTGGAATTAGCTGGCTGCCATTCTTGTAAATTCAAGACACCGAGCTTCTTCCCATGATAATAGATGTCAGAGTTGGCACGAACATGAGGTACATCCAGGTGAAGCAGGTTTAGCTGCTCAGGCAACCCAATCAAGACATTCACCAAGGCTGATACCCTAGGCTGAGATTCGGGAGTATCAGGCTCTGCAAGAGGATTAGGCATGTCGAAATGCACATCTGTCATGGTGAAGTTTTTGACGAGATTGTCTAGAGCATGTCCTGTAAAAGCCAAGGGTACTGTCACGGTCTTGAGAATGTCTACCACCCACTCAGGCGTTCCCAGAGACGGAAAGTCGGCTCCACGAACATAAACTGTAGTCTGAAGACCCTGCATATAACTCTTCACAAGAAGATCCAAGGgtgactttttctttccggGGCAAGCCTTCGTTAAATCATCAGAAAGACTCTGGACAATTCCAGCAACGTCGATAGACGTGGGCTGCCCTGGATGTATGGGGAATCCTTTAGTTGTGACGTCCGCTACTGAGATATATGGGTCGCCTGGCGAGCAATTTGGCACGAGCACCTCAAATCCAAGCGGAGGGATACTCAGGCCAAAGGGCGAATCGACAAGAGCAGCCACTGAGGCATCTACCTCCATAGCTCCATTATGTCCGGGCGTATCTGTATCGTGCACATTGAACTTTGTAACATTGACCTTTGGGAGTGTTGGGAAATCACCCTCTACATACATCGTCAGAGATCTCTTTGCAAAAGAATAGCGCGACTTACCATGGAAGGTTATAGAGTCAGTTATCGTCTGCTCGCCCAAACTCAGAATGCCAGATTTAAGTGGCA
This window harbors:
- a CDS encoding small subunit of acetolactate synthase (mitochondrial acetolactate synthase small subunit, putative), with protein sequence MAFRRPLMLSKTASAPFSSLAGRTARVAATLPRFTTARASSSSTSALAYKALHRRSPLPLPVSDSSPQWDAPTAVSSILYETPVAPTNPPKRHILNCLVQNEPGVLSRVSGILAARGFNIDSLVVCNTEVEDLSRMTIVLQGQDGVVEQARRQLDDLVPVWAVLDYTDSALVQRELLLAKVSILGPEFFEELLQHHREITTPGETLDGQKDKAEAQITEFHPRNLPPSQALRHKHEHLDAITRLTHQFGGKVLDISNNNCIVEVSAKPSRIDSFMKLIAPFGVLESTRTGLMALPRSPLHEQVEEIEKEAADVVDASTLPPG